The sequence AGCTGCTCGGCGGCGTGAAGGTGAGGCCCTCCTTGGGCTGGAAGTAGAGGCGCGCCTCGCGGACCTCCTTGGGCGGCCAGGCGTCGAAGCGGCGCCAGCGGTTGGTGCCGGTCTCGAAGACCATGGCCTCGGGCAGATCGGGCTTCTGGCCCCCCTTGAGGTGGTGCTTGAAGAAGGCGAGCGACACCTCCAGATAGGTGTTGCTCGTGCTGAAGCCGAAGTCCGCGTCCCCGAGCGAGATGCCCTCCGTGCGCTGCCAGCCCCCGTGAGACCAGGGGCCCATCATCAGCATGTTCGAGATGCCGGGGTTCTGCTTCTCGATGGTGCTGTAGGTCCGCAGCGGCCCATAGAGATCCTCGGTGTCGAACCAGCCACCCACCGTGAGCACGGCCGCCTTGATGTTGCGCAGGTGCGGCAGGATGTTCCTCGCCTTCCAGTAGTCGTCGTAGTTGGGGTGGGCGGTGAGCTCGTTCCAGAAGGCGATCTCGCCCTTGAAGTGGCGCGCGTTGACGTTGCTCAGCGGGCCCAGCTCCAGGAAGAACTGGTAGCCGTCCGGCGTGCCGTGCTCGAAGCGCTCCCAGTCCTCGCTGGAAGTGGGTTTGGGGCGGGCCTTGCCGAATGACGAGAAGAAGTTGAACGCCAGCACCAGGTTGAAGGCTCCATGCCGGTGCATGTCATCCCAGAACCAGTCCGCGATGGGCGCCTGCGGTGACACCGCCTTGAGCGCCGGGTGCGAGTCGATGGCGCCCGCCGAGCTGTAGTACCCCGGGTAGGAGATGCCATACAGCCCCACGCGGCCGTTGTTGCCGGGCACGTTCTTCACCAGCCACTCGATGGTGTCGTACGCGTCGGTGGTCTCGTCGATGTCCTTGGGCCCCCGCTTCGTCGTCAGGGTCGGGCGCACGTTCACGAACTCGCCCTCCGACATGTGCTCGCCGCGCACGTCCTGGAAGGCGAAGATGAAGCCCTCCTTCTCATAGGCGGCGCTCGGGCCCAGCCCGCCCTTGTACCGGTACGCTCCATACGGGGCGACCGTGTAGGGCGTGCGCTGCAGCAGGATGGGGAAGCGCTTCGTCGCCGTCGCGTCGTTCGGAACGTAGACGGAGGTGAACAGGCGCACGCCATCCCTCATGGGGATGCGGTACTCGAACTTGGTGTAGTGCGAGCGGATGAACTCGGCGCGCTCGGCCGCCGGGTCCGGCTTCGGGGGCTGGGCGGGAGCCTGGGCCCAGACCGGGCCCGTGAGGACCAGCAGCGAGAGGACTGCCAGACAGCGGGACATCAGGCGCATGTCGTCTCCATGATTCAGCATGAGGTCAGGGGATACCTCGGGCCGAGGGCTCACGGAACAGGCAATCCCGCGACTGAGTCCCGTGAAGGGGCCCCCCCTGCACAGCAGGACCCGAATTCCGGTAAAGGAGAGGACGCGGATGTCCGCCTCCGTGAGGTGCGCTCCT is a genomic window of Hyalangium gracile containing:
- a CDS encoding CocE/NonD family hydrolase — protein: MRLMSRCLAVLSLLVLTGPVWAQAPAQPPKPDPAAERAEFIRSHYTKFEYRIPMRDGVRLFTSVYVPNDATATKRFPILLQRTPYTVAPYGAYRYKGGLGPSAAYEKEGFIFAFQDVRGEHMSEGEFVNVRPTLTTKRGPKDIDETTDAYDTIEWLVKNVPGNNGRVGLYGISYPGYYSSAGAIDSHPALKAVSPQAPIADWFWDDMHRHGAFNLVLAFNFFSSFGKARPKPTSSEDWERFEHGTPDGYQFFLELGPLSNVNARHFKGEIAFWNELTAHPNYDDYWKARNILPHLRNIKAAVLTVGGWFDTEDLYGPLRTYSTIEKQNPGISNMLMMGPWSHGGWQRTEGISLGDADFGFSTSNTYLEVSLAFFKHHLKGGQKPDLPEAMVFETGTNRWRRFDAWPPKEVREARLYFQPKEGLTFTPPSSSGGALFDEFISDPARPVPMTAEITPVWPKNYMTEDQRFASRRPDVLVYQTEPLEQDLTLAGPLEANLWVSTTGTDADWVVKLIDVNPGKMPGWTKADAEAGKQNRGAQQTLVRGEPFRGRFRESYSQPKPFKPGEPTQVRFVINDVFHTFQRGHRVMIQVQSSWFPFIDRNPQTFVPNIFEAKESDFVKATHRVYHSPVNPSFIKVNRLPSADD